The genomic interval CGCGGCGCTCATCGAAGCCGCAGGCTTGAGCCATTTGATCCACGCTACCACCATCAGGCCAATGATGAGTACGCCGACACCCATTGCAAAGTAGCGATGGGTCATTTCAATCCACGCCTTAACGACCGTTACAGGACCGGTCGGCATGGCTTCTTGGGCAGCGCTAATATGCGCGTGCGCCAACAATGGATTGGAATGACCATAACAACCTGGCCAATCCGGACATCCCAGACCAGAATCCGTCAGCCGCGTAAACGCCCCGAACATAATCAGATCAAAGGTCAAAAACAAGGTCACCCAGACCAGCTTGCGATATTTGTTAGCGTCTTTAGACGCCCAGACCACGCTCAGCGCCAGCAAAGCGACCAATAGTCCCATCGCGGCAAGTTGAAGTAAATTTGACATCATCCAATGGCGGAAGCCCGCAGCAGTTTTGACAGGTCGGTCTTGACTTTATAAGGGTCGGCATCTTTAGGGAAACGCATCATCAGGTTGCTGCGCGGATCGATAAGATAGATATGATCGGCGGCAGTAGTTCCTGCTTCGGTCGGCAACCAGGCTTTCAACAGCTCCGGTTTAACGCGCAACATCTTCGTACCCGCAAAGGGTTGCAAGCTTTGTTTATCCAAAGGTTTATCGTCGGTGATCAGCCAAACCCGTTCGATACGCTCCATTTCTTTGCCTTGCATTTTCCTTAACTGGCGTATTTCAAAGAGTTTATCTTTACATTCTTTTTGGCAATCGCCGCTATCGACTTGCAGCATTACCCATTTGCCTTTGAAGGCGCTAAGTGCGAGCGGGGAGCCATCCAATGCAGTGCTGCCCAGATCGGGGATCGCATATTGGGTTGGCTCAAGTAGCGTGCCGTAATTGGTGCGCGTTTGCGGCTTGATAACGTAATAGGTGAAATACGATGCGATCATCGGCGCCGCACATACAGCGACGATCAAAAACATTTTGATGCGGCCATTTCGCTTCAAATTTTTACCACCCGCGGCTGCCGGCTGGTTTGCCGCCGTCTTACTCACGTTCACCGACAGAGGAGTTTTTTGCATCTTTGCGTCCATGTCTACATCCCGTCACAACAAAAAAGAGGAAGGCCATTACGGCCAGTGCATACCATTGGAATTCATAACCGCGATGCTTCTCGATGCCAAGCGAAGGGCTGGGCCAATCGCGGACAAGGCTATCGTGGTTATCTCCGGTCTGCTCGATCAAAAACGGTTGCAGCTGCAGTTTGCTGGCAGTTGCCAATTCAGGAATTGTCAGATTTTGTACAATAGCACCGGGCTGAAGCGCCGTCGGCTGCCCTAGTTGCAGCACCCTGCCAGCGTGCTTTACGACCACGCCCTCCACATCAACCACGCCCGCAGGCGTCGGATAGGGCAACAGACTCGCCCGGCTTTGCGGATTAAGCGGCAACCAACCGCGTTCGACCAGTACATGGACGTTCGAGTTCGCTATTTTAAGCGGCATTAATACATAAAATCCCGGACTACCTTTATAACTGCGATTGTCCAGATAGACTGGCCAATTCTGCACAAACTCGCCGCGTACTGTCACGCGCCGATATTCTATCTGATCAACATTTTGTAAAGCAGCGCTCAGTTGCAGCGGTGCTTCCATGCTGCGCTGCTTCATGGCGTCTTCAATCGCTTGTTTTTGATCACCACGGCGGGTTTGCCATTGCGCCAGCGAAATACCCAGCGCTATTAACAAAACCGTAGCGACAAAAGGAATCAATCGAAAACGGAATCTGAACCTGATCGGCAAACTATTACGCATTACAATACCGCCTTAGTTATCGATTCCTGAAACCCATCCATGAAAATCATTGTTGCCATCGCTTTCATTCTGATCATCGGTAGCCTGGCGTCCGCGCTCGTGTTTTTGATGCGCGACAAAGGCAAAAGCAATCGTACTGTACAAGCGCTGGCGCTGCGCGTCGGCTTCTCGGTGACGCTGTTCATTCTGCTATTGATTGCCTACAAACTAGGCTACATCCAACCTACCGGGATACGCTAATCTCGCGCTAGTCGTGATGCACACCGCTGACAATCAGACAAAATATATCTCTGCCGATGCCGCCATTCAGACCGCTGCGCTGGCTTAAGTGACTCCACCGGCAGCATAATTGCCTGTCGAACATGCCTGGCGGTATTGACGTTATTACCACTTCGTTTTTACCAGAAAAAAAGCCGCACCGAAGTGCGGCCTTTCTTTGAATCTACACTTACTTGTGGTCGATTTACAGCCAATACACCACAACGTACAAACCTAGCCAAACCACGTCGACAAAGTGCCAATACCAGGCAGCGCCTTCAAACGCGAAATGATTATCCGGTGTGAAATGACCCTTTAGTACCCGATACAACACTACGGACAACATGATCGCGCCGACGGTCACATGGAAACCATGGAAACCGGTCAACAGGAAAAACGTTGAACCGTAAACACCGGAAGTCAGTTTAAGGTTGAAATCTTGATACGCTTCCATGTACTCAGCAGCTTGAAAACACATAAACGTTGCGCCAAGCAAAATCGTTGCCGCCAACCAAAATGCTGTTTTGCCACGATGACCAGCGCGCAATGCATGGTGAGAAATCGTCAATGTCACGCCGGATGTCAGCAATAACGCAGTGTTGATCGTAGGGATCGGAAACGGACCCATAGTACGGAATGTCTCGATCGTACCGGCTGGACCGGTATTACCCCAGTGCGCAGCGAAATCAGGCCACAATATCTTATGGTCCAGATCGGCCAACCAAGGCATCGACACTGTCCGCGCATAAAACAATGCACCGAAAAATGCCGCAAAAAACATGACTTCGGAGAAAATGAACCAACTCATACTCCAACGAAACGAGGTATCGATACGCGGGCTATACAGGCCGCCTTCTGATTCGCCAATCGCATCGCCGAACCACTTATACAAGATAACCAGCAGCGCCAGAATCCCGGCTCCGCACACTTCCGGGGCGAAAGGAACACTATTCACCCAGGCCGCAGCACCTAACATCGTCAAAAGCAGCGCTGCACCACCTAGTACAGGCCATCTAGATGGACCTGGCACAAAATAGTAAGGTGCATTACCTTGTTGAGAACTCATTTCCATCTCCCGATACACATTTTAAATAATTTCTTGAGCTTACTGAGCGACAACCAGTTTCACAATCGTGACCAATATTGCAATGAAAATTGCGGCACCGATAACACCGGCAATTATCACATGCACCGGATTTAAACCGGCCGCATCGCTTTCGTAATCTTTCTTTTTACGTACGCCGAAGAATCCCCACAATACCGCTTTGACCGTCGCGCCAAATGAAATCTTACGGCGACTTGCCTTCTTCAGATCCGACATTTATGTCCCTTTATACCGCTTACCGCTGCTATCCCTCTAACAGTCAGACCAACAACAATTCCTTACCTGCTAATTACTTGAAACGCTATCGATGAAGATCCGATTGCGCATTCAGACATTAAGCAGGCTTTGCGACCACTGGTTTGGTGATCTCAAAAAAAGTATAAGACAACAAAATTGAAGTCACATTCTTAGGTATCGCTGGATCAATATAAAACACTACCGGAAACTCTTTGGCCTGATTCGGCCCCAACGTCTGTTGCGTAAAACAGAAACATTCCACTTTCTTAAAGAAGGCCCCTGCTTCCATCGGTGCGTAACTCGGAATCGCCTGCGCATCCATCGTGCGCGCTTCTTTATTCACGACCTCATAAATGACTTGCGTCATTTCACCCGGATGTACTTGCAAACTGCTCACAGTCGGACGGAAACGCCAGGCTCCGCGCGAATTACCGTCAAACTCCACCGTAATAGTCCGCGATTTATCAACCTGCGTGTTACTAGGTGCGACGACGGTTGAGTCTTGCGGTGTCAGGAAATTGACACCAGTAAGCGCGCAAATCGAGCGATATACCGGCACCAGACCATAACCAAAAGCGAACATCAACCCGGCAATCACGATTAGTTTGCCGAGCATCTTCCGATTCAACTGCGACGCATAAGAACGGTGTTCGTTATCGGGGCTTGGTGCGCTCATCAGGTAAACCAGACACGGTTAATAATGATCCCTACAAAGAACGCGATAGCAATCGATGCCAGCAGCAATGCAGTACGTAAATTGTTCGGTTTTTTTCTATCAGACATGGTGAGTCGGCAGGCCAAGGCCTGCCTTTCCTATCATTTTACGGTCGGTGGCACTTCAAATGTATGGAATGGCGCTGGACTTGGTACAGTCCATTCCAGACCTTCCGCGCCTTCCCATGGTTTCGCAGGGGCTTTTACACCGCCTTTGATAGAAGGGATAACCACGAAGAACAAGAAGTAGATTTGGCTGAGACCAAAACCAAACGCACCAATCGACGCCAGCATATTGAAGTCGGTGAATTGCGCAGGGTAATCGGCGATACGACGCGGCATACCGGCCAGGCCAAGGAAATGCATCGGGAAAAAGGTAACGTTAAAAGTGATCAACGATGCCCAGAAGTGAATCTTGCCGCGTGTTTCGTTGTACATGAAACCGGTCCACTTTGGACTCCAGTAATAGTAACCACCGAACAAACCGAACAATGAACCAGCCACCAATACATAGTGGAAATGGGCCACTACGTAATAAGTATCCTGCATCTGGATATCAATCGGTGTCACAGCCAGAATCAGACCGGTGAAACCACCCATGGTGAAAACGAAGATGAAACC from Glaciimonas sp. PCH181 carries:
- a CDS encoding twin transmembrane helix small protein, coding for MKIIVAIAFILIIGSLASALVFLMRDKGKSNRTVQALALRVGFSVTLFILLLIAYKLGYIQPTGIR
- a CDS encoding DUF2970 domain-containing protein; translated protein: MSDLKKASRRKISFGATVKAVLWGFFGVRKKKDYESDAAGLNPVHVIIAGVIGAAIFIAILVTIVKLVVAQ
- a CDS encoding cytochrome oxidase small assembly protein; translated protein: MSDRKKPNNLRTALLLASIAIAFFVGIIINRVWFT
- a CDS encoding cytochrome c oxidase assembly protein, with the translated sequence MSAPSPDNEHRSYASQLNRKMLGKLIVIAGLMFAFGYGLVPVYRSICALTGVNFLTPQDSTVVAPSNTQVDKSRTITVEFDGNSRGAWRFRPTVSSLQVHPGEMTQVIYEVVNKEARTMDAQAIPSYAPMEAGAFFKKVECFCFTQQTLGPNQAKEFPVVFYIDPAIPKNVTSILLSYTFFEITKPVVAKPA
- a CDS encoding SCO family protein; the encoded protein is MQKTPLSVNVSKTAANQPAAAGGKNLKRNGRIKMFLIVAVCAAPMIASYFTYYVIKPQTRTNYGTLLEPTQYAIPDLGSTALDGSPLALSAFKGKWVMLQVDSGDCQKECKDKLFEIRQLRKMQGKEMERIERVWLITDDKPLDKQSLQPFAGTKMLRVKPELLKAWLPTEAGTTAADHIYLIDPRSNLMMRFPKDADPYKVKTDLSKLLRASAIG
- a CDS encoding SURF1 family protein, whose amino-acid sequence is MRNSLPIRFRFRFRLIPFVATVLLIALGISLAQWQTRRGDQKQAIEDAMKQRSMEAPLQLSAALQNVDQIEYRRVTVRGEFVQNWPVYLDNRSYKGSPGFYVLMPLKIANSNVHVLVERGWLPLNPQSRASLLPYPTPAGVVDVEGVVVKHAGRVLQLGQPTALQPGAIVQNLTIPELATASKLQLQPFLIEQTGDNHDSLVRDWPSPSLGIEKHRGYEFQWYALAVMAFLFFVVTGCRHGRKDAKNSSVGERE
- a CDS encoding cytochrome c oxidase subunit 3 — its product is MEMSSQQGNAPYYFVPGPSRWPVLGGAALLLTMLGAAAWVNSVPFAPEVCGAGILALLVILYKWFGDAIGESEGGLYSPRIDTSFRWSMSWFIFSEVMFFAAFFGALFYARTVSMPWLADLDHKILWPDFAAHWGNTGPAGTIETFRTMGPFPIPTINTALLLTSGVTLTISHHALRAGHRGKTAFWLAATILLGATFMCFQAAEYMEAYQDFNLKLTSGVYGSTFFLLTGFHGFHVTVGAIMLSVVLYRVLKGHFTPDNHFAFEGAAWYWHFVDVVWLGLYVVVYWL